The genomic DNA TAGGTGCGGGGGCATCCGTCATGTCCAATGTTCCTGCCGCATCGAAAACCTCTTCGTCAGCAACTGTGGATGACAGATCTTCTGAACTTTCTTCTGTCACAGTTTCGGTAATCGGCGCCACATCATATTCATCTGAAGGGCTCTTGGATTCATGTAATTCAAAGTCCACCGCTTCTTCCGTTCGGGCTTCGACCTCCGGTACATCATGATGGACAGGTCGAACGGGCAGGGGCTCCTCCCTCACATCCGGCACATTGACCGATTCCGGAGGATGACTATGTAAAAAATTGCCCAGTTCGTACTCAACTTCCTGCTTTTTGATCGGCCGCTCCCTGAATCCATAGATGGGTGAAGGGATTTCCGTCGGCTTGAACGGTCTGGTCCCCTTCCCTTTCTGTACTTTTGAAGTGACCGTTTTAGACGGTGCGGACGTTGATTGGTGTACAGGTTTGGGCTGTACCTCCTTACGGGGACGTTCCACCCGTTCTTTCTCACGCTTAGGGCGTACGGGCTGCTTTTCCGTGACTTCTTTCTTATCACGATCCCGGGTCCGTCTTTCCCGGCTCCCACCTTCCCCATCACCGATCAAAGGAAAACGGAAATTCCCCTTCGGATATTGATAGGTCATCCGTGCTTCGACATCGCGCTGATAAGGAGCCGCCGGACTCCCAGCCTGCTTTCCGACAGGGCGCTGCACTTCATCTTCCACATATTCTTCATAACTATCATCAACATCAGAAAATTTCCCGATAATCTTCTTAATCCAACTCACGTCAATCACTCTTTCCTTCATACTTACTATTATTCTATCAGTTCAACGGAAAAATTCGAGACATTTCACCACAAAATGAACATTGTTAGAAAAATGTGTCGAAACCAACATCCATGTAAATAGAATGTAACAAGAAAAGCGGAGGGGGCTTGCCCTGAGGCGACAAGCATAAAGCGAAGATCTTGGAAAGGCGTTCTTGGCCTTTTTGAGATCTTCGCCTTATGACCTCGAGCCTCAAGCCACCGGAGCTGGACATGAAGAAAAGCGAAGGCGGGTTGGGCTGACCCGACAAGCATAAGGCGAGCCACCCGGAAAGGCGTTCTTGGCCTTTTTGGGTGGCTTGACTTATGACCTCGAGGGGCAACCCGCCGGAGCTAGACAGATAGAAAAGCGGAGGGGGCGCGACAAGCATAAGGCGAAGACACCGGAAAGGCGTTCTGTGCCTTTTTGAGATCTTTGACTTATGACCTCGAGCCTCAAGCCACCGGAGCTGGACAGAGGAAAAGATTCATCAATCAAACAAAAACCCGGACCATAAAAGGCCCGGGCCAACATTCCATTATCCTTTGAACGCTTGTCCTACTTCGTATTGATCGTCGAGGACGAGGATTCCTTTTTCTTGTGGAGCATCCGGCAGGTCGAGTTCTTTGGCAGAGCAGATCATGCCTGATGAAGGCACGCCGCGCAGCTCTGCGTCTTTGATGACCATTCCGCTCGGCATGACGGCACCGACTTTGGCTACCACTACTTTTTGTCCTTGATCGACATTCGGTGCACCGCAGACGATTTGAAGCGTTTCGTCACCGATTTCCACCTTGCAGATATTGAGCTTGTCTGCATTGGGATGCTTTTCTTTTTCTGCTACATACCCGACGACGAACTTAGGGGTGAAGTCCCCTTTCAGAACATCTTCAAAGCCGTTTTTGGCGATGGCATCGTTGATGCTCTTCAGCTTCTCGTCATCCATCTCCACTTGACCTTTTGCCTCAAGGGTTAAGTAAGTGGAAGCGTTGAACAGATTGTAACCGACTGTTTCATGCGTTTCTTCATTGAACAGGCGTGCTGCATCACCTTTTCTTTCATGACCGACGGTTCCTTCGAATGTCGGGTCCATTGTGATGATGAGGGTATCACCGATGCCCTCCAGATTATAAAATACGTTCATGTATGCTACTCCCTTTCTTTTTTACGATTTTTAGCCAGGATGAAAATCGGCTCTAGCTCACCTTCATCGTACACGAAGGATAGTGCCGTGATGGGAACATTCCCGTTGGTGAAGAAGCTCATGGTCATTTGGGCAAGGACGTCATAGCCGGTTTCATTGCGCATATCCCCGATGATCAACACATCCTGGTGGGGAACAGATACCGTCATCTCCCCTGAGACAGTTTCCTTCATTTCACGCAAAAAGGATTCGTTCAGGATCCGGCTCGCGTCGTAACCATCATTTTGATTGAGGAAATAGAATGTATTTCCGGCCACTTCATCCTTTTTCATGGCAGTCGGAAGACGTCTCACATTGAAGAGGGCGATTTCCTTAAGCTGTTCACGTGTCCACCCTTCCGATTTCATCATCCGTTCGTCGATCAAGCGATAGGTACTTCCAGAATCGAGTGCGTAATAGATCCTTGTCTCGGCTGTATGTTCATCGGTAACGAGCGGGATGTCATCAGGTGATTCCGTTGCAAAAGAAGTGGACCGGATGACAGGGAAGATGTTTTGTTCATGTTTGTTTGCCTTTTCTTCGCCCATGGCATTCAATGCTTCCTCTACATAGTAGACCACTTCATCGATGATCGTCTTGTTGTTTTCCTTCCACTTGGAAACAATGGGGGGAAGTGCAACCGTCATCCCCTTCTTTGTGTCTTTCCGCTCGATGCGGAGTGTTTCTTTTTCACGGTCATATGTAATCAGGCGGTCAGGTGACTGCAGCCGTTCCTGAAGTTGTTTTTTTAATTTTTTTGTATCCATGGTGTGACCTCCTTCCGTATGCGATCTCGCTTCTGTTATTTTACATGAAAAGCGCCGAATTTCAAAAGAAAATCGCGAATTGTCCGCGCTGTCCATTCTGACGCCACAAGCCTGTCGGATTCTTTCAGTGTAACCAGGCAGAAAAAAAAGGAATTCCTCCAACGGGGAATTCCTTTCGATCCTCTTAGCCAAGCTGATTCATGAAATTCTCGATCTCTTCTTTGGTTTTACGGTCCTTGCTGACGAAACGTCCCAGTTCCTTACCATCTCCGAAAGCGAGGAAGCTCGGGATACCAAAGATATCATGTTCGATGCAGATATCGATGAACTGGTCGCGGTCCACATAAATGAACGTGAATTCTTCGTACTCGCTCTCGATTTCAGGCAGGATCGGCTCGATGATCCGGCAGTCCGGACACCAATCTGCAGAGAACATGAATACATGCTTCCCGTTCGCCTTCAACTCATGAAATTCTTCTTCTGATGCCAGTTTTCGCATGTTACTTACCTCCAATATCCAGCGTTAATTGATCGGGTTTGATCCACCCTAGTTTACGCATATATTCAGATATTAACAGGCTGATGATGGCAGGTCCAATGATATGCAATACGAGGACCTGGATCAGGACACCCGAGCTGAATCCCATGGTCTGGAACGTCATGATCTGACCGACCAATCCGCTTGTCCCCATACCGGCTCCCGCCGCATTATTCTCCATCACCCAGATCGTCGTCCCGATCGGGGCTAGGATCATGCCCGCCAGTGTCGGAGGCAGGAGGATGAGGGGATTGCGTATGATATTCGGCACCTGCAGCATCGAGGTCCCGATCCCTTGAGCGAGCAGACCTCCAAAGCGGTTCTCCCTGTAGCTTATGACAGCGAACCCGACCATCTGGGCGGCACAGCCGATTGTTGCTGCACCTGCAGCCACTCCGTTCAGATCGAGCATGAGGGCGATGGCCGCACTTGAGATCGGTGCCGTCAAGGCCAGACCCATGAGCATGGCCACAAGGATCCCCATGAGGATCGGCCGCTGCTCTGTCGCCCAGCTGATCCATCCGCCGAACATGGTCATGAATGTCGAAATACCCGGTCCGATGAAAGAAGCGGCCGCAAACCCTGTCAGAATGGTGGTGAACGGAGTGACGATGATATCGAGCTTTGTGCTTTTGCTGATCAACTTACCGACTTCCACAGACAGGACCGCCGCCACATAAGCACCGGCCGGTCCACCGAGTGCCGCACCGGCTGCCCCCGTGACGACTGCCGAGAAGAGCACGAGTGGCGGGGCCCCGAGCCCGTAGGCGATGGCTGCACCGATGGCTGGCCCCATCATGGAAGAGGCTACCCCTCCCATCTCGATCAAAAATTGCTGCAATCCTTCAGGGAGAAACCCTGCCTGCTCCCCGATCGTCTTCATTATCAGGCCGATGATGAGGGAGCTGAATAATCCAAGAGCCATGTAGCTCAATGCATCTATAAAATAAACCCTCGCTGAGGGCTTAACCCCTTTCCGAGCAAGCCATTCCTTCATACTGGTTCCCCTTTCAACCATTAGTCTTTTACTAGTGTAAAGACACATGTATCATTTGTCCAGATAAATATCCACACAAAAAAAGATCCGATCGTAATGATCAGATCTCAGGAACCCTTAACAGAAGTGGCCATCTTCATCATCATTTTCGCATGATCAGACAGATCGCCTTCATCTGACTGGGTGGAAACCTTCGTGCCCCCTACCCCGACGATGAGTTCATATTTTTCTGAATCGGGGATGCTCTTGATGATGTAATACCCCAACCCATCCTTGCCTTGGACCGTTCCTTTTTTCACCACGTCCGATTCATCTTCAAGAGACGTTTTATATAGAAGGTCGCTGTCCTTATCTTCCTGGGGGTTGTTAAAGAGGATAAACGTATCCGCCCCCTTTTTGATGATCACATTATGAGAGGTTTCTTTTTCCACTTCGGCACCGAAGGGCAGGTAAAATTCCATGTCCCCGGCGTTCTCTTTCGGTTCTACCTTATGATTAACCATATCTTCTACGACTTTCGCCGTTTTATCCTTCTCTTCGTCAATTGAGGTGCTGCACCCTGCTAATGTAAGGGCAAGAATGAATAAAACCGGTAAATTACGCTTCATTCTCCGTCATCCTCCTTTTTTCTGCTAAACCTACGCTTATGATACCCTCACATAGTCCTAATGACAACCCGTTTTCTTACAGGTATGCTGTTTTTACTGGGAAGAAAGGTTAATTTTGACTCGGATGGGGTAAATCGTGTAGGAAACAGTAACAGATAGGGGATGATCACAGTGAAATTAACGGTATATCTGGCAGGGGAGATACATAGTGCCTGGAGGGATGATGTCAAAAACGAAGCGGAGAAAAGGGGACTGAACATCCAGTTCTCAGGACCTATGGAAAACCATGACCGATCTGATTCCATCGGGGAAGAAATCCTCGGCACCCAGCCGAACGCCATCTTGAAAGATGAAGCGGCTTCGGCTTTCAATAACTTACGCACCAAGATCCTGATGGGAAAGGCAGACATCGTCATCGCTTACTTCGGAGAAGAGTACAAACAGTGGAATTCAGCCATGGATGCCGGCATTGCCCTCGCGAAGGACAAGCCATTGATCCTGATCCGTCCGGAAAAGCTTCACCATCCGCTGAAAGAAATTTCCCAGCGGGCAGATGCGACGGTCTCGACCATTGATCAGGCACTTCAAGCCATTTCCTATATTTTTGAAGAATAATGATTCCATCGCCTGCCCTATTACCCTGGGCGGGCGAATTTATTCTTTTTTGCGTGTGAAGCGCTTTCAAAATAGTTTAACAATTCAAAAACGAATTAATATTAGTAATTTATAGAAATATTTGGTATAATTAAAATTTTATTAATTTCTTTTTGACTTTATAAAAATCTTAAAATATTATAGTAAAAGAATAAGGAGGTAGTAATATGTCATCAACGAATAAACAGAAAATTGTGGAAAGTGTACCTCAGACCGGGTTCTTCGGTCACCCTAAAGGGTTGTTCACATTATTCTTCACAGAGTTCTGGGAGCGTTTTTCATACTATGGTATGAAAGCCATCCTTGTATATTATATGTACTACGAGGTATCAAAAGGCGGGCTGGGCATCGAGGAAGGTACTGCTCTAGCCATCGTTTCCATCTACGGTTCCCTGGTTTATATGTCAGGGGTCATCGGAGGTTGGCTCGCCGACCGGGTATTCGGAACATCGAAGGCCGTCTTCTACGGCGGGATCTTCATCATGTTCGGTCATATCGCCCTTGCATTCCCGGGGAACTTCTCCATGTTCATCGTTTCCATGGTACTGATTGTCATCGGTACTGGGTTACTTAAACCGAACGTCTCAACCGTCGTCGGTGAAATGTACAGTCAGGAAGATACACGCCGAGACTCGGCTTTCAGTATCTTCTACATGGGGATCAACCTTGGTGGATTCCTTTCACCACTCGTTGTAGGTAGTCTTCAAAAGAACTACGGCTTCCACTGGGGATTTGCGGCAGCAGCCATCGGGATGTTCCTCGGACTTGTCGTGTTCATGGTAAGCAAACGTTCTACATTGGGACTTGCCGGTACGTATGTGCCAAACCCGCTGACAGCAGCCGAGAAAAAGAAATATGGCTGGATGTCGGCAGTGGTCGTGATCGTCCTTGCCATCATCCTTGGGTGGACCATTCCAGCCGGAATCTTCACGCTGAATGTATTCATCAATATTGTCGGAATCTTCGGTGTGGTAGTACCTCTTGCGTACTTCTTGATCATGTACTACAGCCCTAAAACATCGACACAGGAACGCTCTCAGGTTATCGCCTATATCCCGCTCTTCATTGCTGCGGTCATGTTCTGGTCCATCCAGGAACAAGGTGCAACCATCCTTGCGACCTATGCTGATAAAAAGACACAGCTCGATCTTTTCGGATTTGAAATCTCACCTGCGTGGTTCCAATCCCTTAACCCATTGTTCATCCTTCTCCTTGCACCGGTATTTGCATGGTTATGGGTGAAGCTTGGTAACCGCCAGCCGATCATCCCGCGTAAATTCTCATGGGGTCTGATCTTTGCAGGTCTTTCATTCCTGGTCATCCTCATCCCGGGTTACTTTACTCCTGATGGCGGACTAGTGAATCCGATCTGGCTCGTACTAAGCTATTTCATCGTTGTCATCGGGGAACTGCTCCTTTCGCCTGTCGGCCTTTCTGCGACGACGAAGCTTGCTCCTCAAGCCTTCTCTGCACAAACCATGAGCCTTTGGTTCCTTGCACCTGCTGCGGCACAGGCGTTGAATGCACAGCTCGTCAGATTCTACTCGCCGGCAACAGAAAATGTGTATTTCGGTACCATCGGTGGTGTGTCCATCGTATTAGGCCTCATCCTCTTCCTGATCGGTCCTAAGATCCAGACCTACATGAAGGGAATTAAATAAGTCAAAAAAAGCAGCCTCTTATCAAAGAGGCTGCTTTAGTTTATTCAGTTCTTACCAATCCTTACACCCGTGGTTTCTGTTTCCTTCATTGCGCCTGCATCCGCCG from Rossellomorea marisflavi includes the following:
- the ytpR gene encoding YtpR family tRNA-binding protein, with amino-acid sequence MNVFYNLEGIGDTLIITMDPTFEGTVGHERKGDAARLFNEETHETVGYNLFNASTYLTLEAKGQVEMDDEKLKSINDAIAKNGFEDVLKGDFTPKFVVGYVAEKEKHPNADKLNICKVEIGDETLQIVCGAPNVDQGQKVVVAKVGAVMPSGMVIKDAELRGVPSSGMICSAKELDLPDAPQEKGILVLDDQYEVGQAFKG
- a CDS encoding DUF1444 domain-containing protein: MDTKKLKKQLQERLQSPDRLITYDREKETLRIERKDTKKGMTVALPPIVSKWKENNKTIIDEVVYYVEEALNAMGEEKANKHEQNIFPVIRSTSFATESPDDIPLVTDEHTAETRIYYALDSGSTYRLIDERMMKSEGWTREQLKEIALFNVRRLPTAMKKDEVAGNTFYFLNQNDGYDASRILNESFLREMKETVSGEMTVSVPHQDVLIIGDMRNETGYDVLAQMTMSFFTNGNVPITALSFVYDEGELEPIFILAKNRKKERE
- a CDS encoding thioredoxin family protein, which codes for MRKLASEEEFHELKANGKHVFMFSADWCPDCRIIEPILPEIESEYEEFTFIYVDRDQFIDICIEHDIFGIPSFLAFGDGKELGRFVSKDRKTKEEIENFMNQLG
- a CDS encoding PTS transporter subunit IIC, with amino-acid sequence MKEWLARKGVKPSARVYFIDALSYMALGLFSSLIIGLIMKTIGEQAGFLPEGLQQFLIEMGGVASSMMGPAIGAAIAYGLGAPPLVLFSAVVTGAAGAALGGPAGAYVAAVLSVEVGKLISKSTKLDIIVTPFTTILTGFAAASFIGPGISTFMTMFGGWISWATEQRPILMGILVAMLMGLALTAPISSAAIALMLDLNGVAAGAATIGCAAQMVGFAVISYRENRFGGLLAQGIGTSMLQVPNIIRNPLILLPPTLAGMILAPIGTTIWVMENNAAGAGMGTSGLVGQIMTFQTMGFSSGVLIQVLVLHIIGPAIISLLISEYMRKLGWIKPDQLTLDIGGK
- a CDS encoding YtoQ family protein, whose translation is MKLTVYLAGEIHSAWRDDVKNEAEKRGLNIQFSGPMENHDRSDSIGEEILGTQPNAILKDEAASAFNNLRTKILMGKADIVIAYFGEEYKQWNSAMDAGIALAKDKPLILIRPEKLHHPLKEISQRADATVSTIDQALQAISYIFEE
- a CDS encoding peptide MFS transporter, with amino-acid sequence MSSTNKQKIVESVPQTGFFGHPKGLFTLFFTEFWERFSYYGMKAILVYYMYYEVSKGGLGIEEGTALAIVSIYGSLVYMSGVIGGWLADRVFGTSKAVFYGGIFIMFGHIALAFPGNFSMFIVSMVLIVIGTGLLKPNVSTVVGEMYSQEDTRRDSAFSIFYMGINLGGFLSPLVVGSLQKNYGFHWGFAAAAIGMFLGLVVFMVSKRSTLGLAGTYVPNPLTAAEKKKYGWMSAVVVIVLAIILGWTIPAGIFTLNVFINIVGIFGVVVPLAYFLIMYYSPKTSTQERSQVIAYIPLFIAAVMFWSIQEQGATILATYADKKTQLDLFGFEISPAWFQSLNPLFILLLAPVFAWLWVKLGNRQPIIPRKFSWGLIFAGLSFLVILIPGYFTPDGGLVNPIWLVLSYFIVVIGELLLSPVGLSATTKLAPQAFSAQTMSLWFLAPAAAQALNAQLVRFYSPATENVYFGTIGGVSIVLGLILFLIGPKIQTYMKGIK